The window AGTACGGGAACAAAAAAGGTGGACATACCAGCTTCGTGTTTTTGGATGCGGCGCAAACCAATGAACATTCCCCAAAACGAGAGAGTTAAACCCATAGCACTTAAGGGAGTTAATAGTGGCAAACGATGCCGTGCGATCGCCATCACCAAATCTGGTACAGCAGCAGCCGGAAGGATGTACTGGATTAACATAAACGACCATAAATCCAGCGTTTTTAACAATCCCATTCGATTACTAGCAATTAAACGCCAGTAATCTAAATAGCGCTGGTATCCTCCTTCTGCCCAACGATTACGCTGATGCCACAATGCTAAAGCGGTTGTCACGCCTTCCTCTTGCACTGCTGGAACTTCCACAAACTCTATATCCCATTTATCAAGGTGTAAACGGATAGTTAAATCTAAATCATCTGTAATTGTTTCCTCATTCCAGCCACCACAGCTAGAGAGTGCTGCGCGTCGGACAAACTGACCATTACCCCGCAGTTCCCCAATTCCACCAATAGCAATACGCTGTTGCTGAAAATAACTATCAAGACCCATTTCTGCCATCTGTCCACGAGTCCAGAAATTAACAGACGAATTTGCTATAGCTTTACGCACCTGCACCGCACCCACCTGTTTTTTTTCAAAACACGGTAGCACCCGTCGCAAGAAATCTGGAGACACCTGAGCATCAGCATCAAACACTGCGAGAATTTCACCCTTCGTTAGAGGTAATACCTGATTAAGTGCGCCAGATTTACCGCCACTAGCACCAGCAGGACGGTGCATGATATGCAACTGGTCGTATTCTTTGGCTAACTTATCTAATAA of the Oculatellaceae cyanobacterium genome contains:
- a CDS encoding glycosyltransferase family 2 protein, giving the protein MPESSWPEKNYDSEFDPIDSLLSDDLESDFFQGVAGRRRKAAVVLTVIWSVMIALHLIDWGSWLILALTCLLGIQAVRVLLARPHLIPPPYSSETPAELPYVSLLVAAKNEEAVVSNLVRMLSNQDYPADRYELWVIDDHSTDKTPQLLDKLAKEYDQLHIMHRPAGASGGKSGALNQVLPLTKGEILAVFDADAQVSPDFLRRVLPCFEKKQVGAVQVRKAIANSSVNFWTRGQMAEMGLDSYFQQQRIAIGGIGELRGNGQFVRRAALSSCGGWNEETITDDLDLTIRLHLDKWDIEFVEVPAVQEEGVTTALALWHQRNRWAEGGYQRYLDYWRLIASNRMGLLKTLDLWSFMLIQYILPAAAVPDLVMAIARHRLPLLTPLSAMGLTLSFWGMFIGLRRIQKHEAGMSTFFVPVLQTLRGSLYMLHWWLVIAGTTARISIRPKRLKWVKTVHQGTEEVWLDVPEQS